Proteins encoded by one window of Lathyrus oleraceus cultivar Zhongwan6 chromosome 1, CAAS_Psat_ZW6_1.0, whole genome shotgun sequence:
- the LOC127112466 gene encoding zinc finger BED domain-containing protein RICESLEEPER 3-like — MARKIVVAIQVCKRENMILSLKLEIKKSSKTSFKDLILYKVFELKRRGKMDQRQSSTERVLEQEQCNLTGEPNQNLPINEVGSAMQPIKKRKFSASGSRQTSACWEHFIRLPDDLVDAPTAACKHCHKKYLCDPRTHGTTNLNHHILKCSKKPLVVSTDSTQTILTYPSVDGKLVQVSSRFDKKACRNALSVFVVLDEQPFSAVEGEGVALTTDCWTSIQNLNYLTLTAHFVDNEWKYQKRIISFTVIPNHKGETVGRKIEEVLRDWGIRNVSTITVDNATSNDVAVTYLKRKIANMNGLMGDGECFHMRCSAHILNLVVNEGLKDKHLSVTSVRDAVRFVKSSPHRATKFKECIEFAGITCKKLVCLDVSTRWNATYLILEAAEKFQLAFEKLEDKESSYREFFGKGNPPSNDDWDIARAFRAFLNKPL, encoded by the exons AGTTCTAAAACGTCTTTCAAGGATTTGATATTGTATAAAGTGTTTGAGTTGAAAAGAAGAGGGAAG ATGGATCAACGTCAAAGTAGCACGGAAAGAGTCTTAGAGCAAGAGCAATGCAATT TGACTGGTGAGCCTAATCAAAATCTACCAATTAATGAAGTAGGTTCAGCTATGCAACCTATAAAGAAGAGGAAATTTAGTGCAAGTGGTTCTAGGCAAACATCTGCTTGCTGGGAACATTTTATTAGATTACCCGATGACCTAGTTGATGCACCCACTGCAGCCTGCAAACACTGTCATAAAAAATACTTGTGTGACCCTAGGACTCACGGCACCACTAATTTGAACCATCATATTTTAAAATGTTCTAAGAAGCCCCTTGTCGTGTCAACTGACTCCACACAAACTATTCTAACATACCCAAGTGTAGATGGTAAACTGGTTCAAGTTAGCTCTAGATTTGACAAGAAAGCTTGTAGAAATGCTTTGTCAGTTTTTGTAGTTCTAGATGAGCAGCCATTTAGTGCAGTAGAGGGTGAAGG GGTAGCACTTACTACTGATTGTTGGACTTCTATACAAAATCTCAACTACTTGACCCTTACGGCACACTTTGTGGATAACGAATGGAAGTATCAAAAAAGAATTATAAGCTTTACCGTAATTCCAAACCACAAAGGTGAAACTGTAGGTAGGAAGATTGAAGAAGTGTTAAGGGATTGGGGAATTAGGAATGTGTCAACCATAACTGTTGATAATGCCACTTCAAATGATGTTGCTGTGACATATCTAAAGAGAAAAATAGCAAATATGAATGGGTTAATGGGGGATGGAGAGTGTTTTCATATGAGGTGTTCAGCTCACATTTTGAACTTGGTGGTAAATGAGGGTTTGAAAGATAAACATTTATCTGTAACTAGTGTTAGAGATGCTGTTAGATTTGTTAAGTCCTCACCTCATAGGGCAACCAAGTTTAAAGAATGCATTGAATTTGCTGGAATAACTTGCAAAAAATTAGTATGTCTTGATGTTTCAACTCGTTGGAACGCGACATATTTAATACTAGAGGCTGCGGAGAAGTTTCAACTCGCTTTTGAAAAGCTTGAGGATAAAGAGTCGAGCTATAGAGAGTTCTTTGGAAAAGGTAATCCCCCTAGTAATGATGATTGGGACATTGCTAGGGCTTTTAGAGCTTTCCTAAA CAAGCCACTTTGA
- the LOC127076691 gene encoding calcium-dependent protein kinase 2, whose protein sequence is MREGGEASDKPIDSAVLSRMKQFRAMNKFKKLALKVMAKNLSEEEIKGLKAMFANMDTDGSGTITYEELKTGLARIGSRLSETEVKQLMEAADVDGNGSIDYLEFISATMHRHRLERDEHLYKAFQYFDKDNSG, encoded by the exons ATGAGAGAAGGTGGAGAAGCATCTGATAAGCCAATTGATAGTGCTGTTCTATCTAGAATGAAACAGTTCAGAGCAATGAATAAGTTCAAGAAACTTGCATTGAAG GTTATGGCTAAAAATCTATCAGAAGAAGAGATTAAAGGTCTCAAGGCAATGTTTGCAAACATGGACACTGATGGTAGTGGCACCATCACCTATGAAGAATTGAAGACAGGTTTGGCTCGAATTGGATCAAGACTGTCCGAGACTGAAGTGAAGCAACTTATGGAAGCT GCCGATGTTGATGGAAATGGGTCGATTGACTATCTTGAATTCATATCGGCCACAATGCATAGGCACAGACTTGAACGGGATGAGCATCTTTACAAGGCATTTCAGTATTTTGATAAGGACAATAGCGGTTGA